The Salvia miltiorrhiza cultivar Shanhuang (shh) chromosome 2, IMPLAD_Smil_shh, whole genome shotgun sequence DNA window ATAATAAGTGGTGGTGTGGATGAAATGATACATATTGTAAAAAAATACTAAGAcatatgtataaaataaaataaaaatcattaaattaatttgttaggtaattataaataatttgtaAAATGAATTTGTTGTATCTTGGACCACAGTTATTGTATCTTACTAATAAAGTCAAAAAAAGAATGCATTTAATGGTTATTATAAGCACGTggataattaaattaaacaaagCACGTGGCAGTTTCTTGCTACGTGTTTGTCGATACAAACGATGAAGTGCCTCAGGGTTTATTTTTTGTTCACAGCCATGATTTCCTATTTCTTATACTAATGGCAATAGGGTACGTTTACTAGGAGTTACtaataaagaaagaaacaaaagtGTTGAAGCATTTAGTGAAACATGCAtattcacatatatatatatatatttgatggGGGAATGAAGAGGAGTAAGTTTTACAAGCAACCGAAATTAGGAACTCCTATCATCTTTTGGCTTCAAATAATGAGACATATATGGAAAGATACTATTCGACCTACCATCTTCCTGTTGAATGTTAGCCGTAAATGGAGATGAGAATGTTAGCTAGGCTTTCTTTCTTCTGAGCTATGAAGCTGCAATACTTGGATTTTTAAGCTCCAATTTATGACCTGCCATCACACCTCACCTCATGTTAGGGATTTTGATGTTTAGGAGAAAGAAGCAACAAGCATTCTCACCTGTAAGGGTACGAATGTTGTTGAGAACAAATCTCTGCATTGCTCTACCAAACCATGCTCTCTTGCGCTTAACTTGGAAAGCTCCGTTGTCACTGAGTTCATCCGCTCCACCTGTTGATGCACCAATTCAAACACATTAGAATGAAGATGAACGAACGACTTCTTCTTAGTTAAACACTTTGCTAACAGGATTGCCTTCCGCGATACTACTTATCTCTAAGTCACAGCGCAAGTGAGTTTTTATATCCATAATAACTTCTCAACCTTGCTTTTCCATTTTCAAATAACTATGCCTAATTTGCCGGGTGTAGTTTTGTACTGTGACGACCAACAGGAGACATATAGATGGGGAGGGAGGGATAATTAGCAACCTGAAATATCAACTTATGATGAGTTTGCAAAACACAACCATCACTCTTTGACATTATCTTTGAGGAGTCGGGAGATGGACTTCAATGTGTTTACACACTAGACTCAAATATAGCAGTTTTCTTGCAGTTCATCActcttggattttttttttaggttcAACCCATCTTCAAATATTtcttcaattattattattattattattattattattattattattattattattattattatcactgCTTTGACAACAGATGGAGTTTCTTATTGCACGAGCAAAGCACAAAgtaataaatattaaagttttctCCTTTCGGTTCAAGTGGTAGAGTATTTAAATCACAACATTAAAAGCTTGTGATGTTATGAACCAAATGAAGAAGTGAGTTATTAAGTAGGTAGCAGATTATGCCCAAGCACCAGTAGTCATTATAGCAACAGTTATTACTCATTTGGGAATGGGTAATTATACACACCTTATAGCAGGCATAGTAGATGAAGTCATAATGCAAAGTAGCAGATTTAGTAACTACCATGAATTTTGTTGATTCATCAAAATTCAGATGAGTAGGTAAAAATATAACACTACCCTCAATCACCTCCAAATTTAGATAAGTAATTGAGTAAAGATTCAATACCTTCAATTGCAAAGAGTATATTGAAGATTCCATTGCTTGCATTACGTCGACAGCTGAATATATTGCTTCTTGAACCTTATGAACATCAGCctgaaaatgttgaaaaaataACGGAGAAACATTGTCCTTCAGGTAAGTGTTGAATAATCCAAGTAGGAAGCAATGAATGCTGTATCCGTTGGGAGAAAAGCTATCATACCCTCGCACCGTCAACAATAGGAAGACGGACAGTGCTAGCCTCTAATGCTTTTATAGCACCAGAAACTGAATTCCAGTAATCTCTATCTAGCAGACCCCACCTCTCCAAATGTGGCTCCTGCATCCAAAGAGAAGCCATTTTAAACACTTTGACAagtaacaaattaaatattttcaataaagtTCAATTAAGTTTCCATAAAAGAAAACGAAAGAATCTACAAACAGATATATCTACTGAAATTGAATCCAACAGTATTTAGAGGTTAGTTGGAGGGGGGAGCAGGGAAAAGTCTTACTTGTTCCTTTAATATAGAATAAAGCTTCAGATTGAGCCTCAATGCTTGCAGTTCAATCCTCTTGGACCTAACAGAGTGCCGCAATTTTGAAGTGTTCACCCATGCATTGTAGAGGTTTCTCTGATGATGTGAAAAGGAACAGAAAGAAAGGTATGAGAATAGATCCCTCAAATGCACACTAAAGAAATGGAAATAAGAACCAATTAAAGTACTAGATGGTTAGTCTAATATCAATTCGACATTGGGACATCAATCAATAATCACAGAAAAGCTGATACACTTAAAACACGACAAGccataagaaaaaatatatcgAACTTCTAAGATACAAAAAACTAGTACTAATCAGTACATATTTCACCCTCAGCAAATCCTATTGGATTCCAATCAAAACTCCTAACTAGAAAGCAGATTATAACCTTTTGGTTTTTGGTTTCAGCAAAAAATAAAGTCAAATTAAAATGCCAAAAGGTTTTCATTTAGAACTCGAAGAATCCATTTGAACGTGATGGATACATTAGCAGGGCGAAAATACTTCAGAATATTTCAGACTCAAGCGACAAAAAGTATTCATTTCAGCAACTCCTTGGAAACAAACACATTTGTTAACCCCTGTATCTCTCGTAAACGCTATTCTATACATATATGGTTATTTGCAGATTAGATATGCTTTACAAACTGAACTCTAATTGTATCTAGTTTCACACTAGAGTATCCGTATTTGCATTAGAAGCAACATGACTGTTTCCAGTTCTCTAATCAAAGCCTCTAATCCCCCCTCCTTTTCCCACTGGAAACTAGTCAAAGAGAAAATTCTGGCTACACTTCCCCACTGGAAACTAGTTACTAGTTAATACTTATACCTGCTTTGACTTAGAAAAACTTATATCGAGATCATTGACCTAATGAACTCGAGCAACCAAACTGAATAGAGATAATAGATAAGTTGATGGTGTAGCTGTAACTTTCCCCACACAATTACCAAAATAGTTTGAACAAGAAACAGCAAGCTGAATCAATCGACTAGAACTGTTAATTATGATGTAGAGCAAAGCATTTTCGAAAATCATTATTTGCCAATAAACTAACTTCTAATAGTTTGTTGAACTTACTTTAATAATAGAGGACTAAGACCTACCTTAAAATCTCAAAGACTAAGTCTTCTCCTGCTCAGGTTAGGCCTAGGACGCCAGAACAAAGTCCAACTTCAATAGCATCTAACTTGTCACTATCTTTAAAATCGAGTTCCTTCTTTAACTAACTCGCAAATTATGCTTACTTTCACAATATAACTCTTAATTCTGATGATAATTTGCAACATCAGTCCAACTGCACTTAACCTCAGACGTGGTATCAAGCAAACCATGTGATATTACTTGACcataaaacaattgaaaatgaaatgtAAATTGATTCAACTTCTACTTATTTTAAAAGCCTTAAAAGTGTTGGGGGCAAGTTAGTACCTCCGCTGCATGTTTTTGCACCAAAAGGGTATCCTCTACCTTTGCATTAGTTAATCGCCACTGCAACAGCCGGTTATACAGCATCCTCAAGTCATGCGCATCAGCTATTCGACTTTCTCCCAACTTTCCTCTCCTCAATTCAATGGGAAAGCTTATCAAGGACGGCGTACTACACATGTTATTGTCATTCATCATACTCCCTATGCCATTTCTAGCTCTTATTGGACTAGCCATGCCCCTCAACAGAGCACCGCTTCCCGAAGTCATGGCCCTGCTCGGTGAAGCTGCTCTGCTACCCCCTCGAAGAGGCGAAGGACCCCTTGTCGAACAAACTTCCCGCGGTGACGATACAGGACTATCGTTTTGAAACTTCTTTGAGCTAGTTATTCTGTTCGACGCACTGTTTGATAAGGGTGAAGCAGGATCTAGTACTTTCTGAACTCGGTTGCTAGCGTCTTGCCAAAATCTTGCTGGTACAATCATCCCACGCGGCCCTCCTCTCAATTGAGTCGCATTTCCTGACGCGGTGCCTTCAGAAGAGACACTCTCAACATCCGAATTCAACGAACCTCCTAATCCCGATCGACCGTCGTCGCTAACCGCTGGATCCTCCGTTTCTCTATCCTCAAGCTTCAATTCAGAATTCACAGATTTTCTCAATCCCGAAATAGCAGGGCTGGATCGGTTCCATTTCGCTCTGTCTGTACCGTAATCCAAGCTTCGACTCAGTAAACTCGGATTCTCGCTGCGTAATCTACCAGGCCAAAGATGTTGTTGCTGCTCGATCGGCCTCGGGGTGTCTCTATCCTTCACTGTTCGATCTCTCACAGGAGTGACACCTGCTTTCCGCCTCTCCGGCGTTCCCTTCCTAGAAACCCCCGGAGTTCCCACCGCCGCCGGAGGCGGCTTCACCTTACTCACCGGCAGGGAATACGATTGCCCCTGAAACGACACTGATAAACTCCGCACCGATTTCACCAACATTTTCTCCGCATTGGTCGGCGTCGCCGTTGCGGCCAGCGGACGACGTCTCTCAGCAGAAATCGCCCGTTGTTGAGTCTTCGGAGTGGCGATGGCGGTGGCTCTGCCGCCGAGCATGGGAGACTGAGACCTCCTCGACGAAATTGACGATCCGGAGGTGACGGAGGACGACGTCGTATTGGTCGACGCCGAAGAATtggaagaggaagaggacgTCGAGAGGGACAAGTACCGGGAGGTGACCTCGCGAGCTCTGGGGCGGCGCGTGGGCGCATTGTCGGAGTCGGACGGCAGCAACGGCGGCCGCTTCGGATTCTGCGACGGCCGCTGCTTCGGAGTGGACGCAACGGCGGTTACCATTTCACATCGTCGACTCAATTCTTGCACTTATTGAACCCTAATTTCGtgaagaaaaaaatgatttatcgTCGAAACCTTGCCTCTCCGATATGATTTCGTTCGCgtgtagagagagaggggaaCTGAAATTAGGAGTGAGCTATattgtttagagagagaaaaccaAGTGGCCTTAATGAgtggttagagagagagagggggagaagGATCATATGACCGTTGCTAGCACGGCTAATATATACTTACGAATATTATCAATATATTTCTATACATAAATGCGGGATCGAGATTTTGGAGCATAACTGTCGTGTACTGTGTGTGCGAGAgagaaatatttaattattaaaataataatgagtttgacaaaGGAATCGCGTCAAGTTATGCAGCAAAATATGCATTTGACTTGTGCAATAAGGGGGCGGCCCCCGTCTTTGTTATTGCTGCGGAGGTGGGGAAAGAAATTATTTTCGGTAATAAATGGCTAACAAATTTAAAGTTTCTAACTAGAAACGTATAAatcttcaaaaatatttaaattttacaaCACTCAGCAATAAATTGGCAAATCATTTATTATGAGGAACAGTGAGTTTGAATTGtttaaatagtgaaaaaaaagcCAAATAATAAGAATTAGTGGAGGTCACCTGTCTGGAATCAGGATGCagaactctttttttttctttcgagTTTATTGTTTGAATTTTACCGAAATatattagaagaaaaaaaattaatttggttTTAGTGTATATAAGTAAAAATCGTATAAATGTGAGATGAAACCATATATAAATACTACTATAAATGAAAGAAGTTTTTTTGTCCAAAGTGAATTTTTCATGACAGGCAAGTGTTTACTTACCAAATGTGGACACAACCAATATTTATTgcacaattttaatttttcaatgtaAGATacgtaatactccctccgtcccaatgaaAGCGGTGCATATTCCTTTTTTAGTCATCTCAACGAAAGTggtgtattttatattttgataacaattttacactacaaacaatgtgatCCAACACATCTTTACACTCTTTTACATTGCAATCTTTTTCTCtttaaatctcgtgccgaaaagaagcgcaacgctttcgttgggacggaggaaaTAGTAAATATGatgattatatttatttatatagattGCGGGACGTATTGGTAGGTCTTGGGTACATCCGGGTGCACTGTATACTCGGATTGACTCATACCCAAATCTTGATCCAAATCCgcatcctgactcaaatcgtgtaaatgacactattcgattatacaaatgacactgcatgtaattgacaatattctgttatacaaataacactgcgtataaatgacactatataacattgtaaatgacactgtgtataatttaacactattcaaaaatataaacgACACCTCatgtaattgacattataagattgtaaatgacactataatattttaaataatgctataagattgaaaatgacactataatattttaaaatgttacagtgtcatttatataattgaatagtgttaaattatacacagtgtcatttgtataattgaataataccccctccgtcccgctattcaagtctcgtttcttttcggcacggagattaaggagactAAAATTAAGAGTTAAATTGTGTCTTCAAAAAACTTAATGTTAGTTTAATTAAGCACCGCACCACCGCCTGCACcaccaccgcaccaccgccTGCACCACCGCCGGTAAATcaccaccgcaccaccgccTGTACCACCGCACCATCCGCCGGTAAATCACCACAACCCCACCCAAATCGAGCTCATAAATCTGCAACCCACCCAAATCGAACTTAGAAATCAAACGATTTCCCCCAACCAAATCTGCAACCCAAATTAGGGGTTATGGTTTTGCAGAGGGTTAGGGGAGATCAGAGgtgagaggcggaggcggaggagatCAGAGGGAGGAAAAGGGCGGCGACGAGAATTGCTGTCGCTAAGCTAAGGGACAGATCCGACAGGTGAGGGCGAAGGGCGACTTCCTCCCTTGACAGATCCGGCGGGGGCGGCAGGTGACGGCGAAGGGCGAAGGGCGGCTTCCTCCCTTGACAGATCCGGCGGGGGCGAAGGACAGATCCGGCGGGGGCGGCAGGTGAGGGCGAAGGGCGGCTTCCTCCGACGACGAGCAGGGGAAAGGCAAGTGGAGGAGAAGACGGCTAGGGCGGTGAAGGTGGAGGAGAAGGCTTCCTCTGGCGACGAGcagacggcggcggtggagactcaggcgcagagagagagacgagagaaagagagagacgagagagaaagagagagatagagaatagagggtaaatcaattaattaaggGTTTATTAGTTGAATAATTAGTGATCTCATTTAATGTTAAGCATCCCcatattatttcctttttaggaaacgggacattatcggtgggacaacccaaaaaggaaaatgagacttgaatagcgggacggagggagtatcatttatacGATTTGGGTCAGGATGCGGATTTGGATTAGTATGCGGGTCGAAATTTGGGTATAGGTCAACTCGAGTGTACAGTACATCTAGATGTACATGAGATTTTGTGATTGGTATGTAATATGTTTCAGATCCATAAAACAAatgaattatattttcttcttttgctGATAAAACACTTACAACATTTGTTCATGTGGAAtaagtttataatttatatatttatatttatatcaaTGCGTATAAATTTGTATTTGAACTTAATTGGTTAATAGGTTCATTCCACTTTCGCTAAAGGTATATGTTTATTGTTTTTGCTAAATTCATATTTTTGATCCTGCCAGCTAAATATGGTAATGTGTTGCCATTTAATTGGTGTGCATCATATTCTTACTTaagtattttcatttatttattcttaatcttaATTGTCAAGTGGTTACTTTTTTATATACAACAGCGT harbors:
- the LOC131010683 gene encoding QWRF motif-containing protein 2-like, which codes for MVTAVASTPKQRPSQNPKRPPLLPSDSDNAPTRRPRAREVTSRYLSLSTSSSSSNSSASTNTTSSSVTSGSSISSRRSQSPMLGGRATAIATPKTQQRAISAERRRPLAATATPTNAEKMLVKSVRSLSVSFQGQSYSLPVSKVKPPPAAVGTPGVSRKGTPERRKAGVTPVRDRTVKDRDTPRPIEQQQHLWPGRLRSENPSLLSRSLDYGTDRAKWNRSSPAISGLRKSVNSELKLEDRETEDPAVSDDGRSGLGGSLNSDVESVSSEGTASGNATQLRGGPRGMIVPARFWQDASNRVQKVLDPASPLSNSASNRITSSKKFQNDSPVSSPREVCSTRGPSPLRGGSRAASPSRAMTSGSGALLRGMASPIRARNGIGSMMNDNNMCSTPSLISFPIELRRGKLGESRIADAHDLRMLYNRLLQWRLTNAKVEDTLLVQKHAAERNLYNAWVNTSKLRHSVRSKRIELQALRLNLKLYSILKEQEPHLERWGLLDRDYWNSVSGAIKALEASTVRLPIVDGARADVHKVQEAIYSAVDVMQAMESSIYSLQLKVERMNSVTTELSKLSAREHGLVEQCRDLFSTTFVPLQVINWSLKIQVLQLHSSEERKPS